GGCAAATTTTATATCCCATATCCAAGTGGACATTATGTGCGTGATGAAGGCAGTATTGTAGATATTATCAAAGACAGTTGGAATATCCCAAATCGTATTGCGTATGCAAGTGAGTTAAAGGTTGAAGATAATGCGCCTATTACGCAAAAAATCTTTGCCAAAGATGAAGGGATTGTAAAATATTACTATTTGCAAGGGGATCATTTAGAGCGTTATCATGGGATTAAAAAAGGCGATAAAGTAACTGAAAAGGGCTTGTTTGCTGTAATTGCTGATGAATATGATCAAGAAGCTGCACGCCATTATATTGCAAGAGATTCCATTATTGAAGCAGAAGATAACCAATCTGTTAGCAAAAATACTTTAATTGCTAAGCCGCAAAGCGATGAGCATATTGTTATTGCTGATTGGGATCCTTATTCTAATCCAATTATTGCAGAAGAAGCAGGAACAATTAAATTTGAGGATATTATCCCAGGAGTTACAGTTTCTGAGCAAACAGATGAGCTAACAGGGCAAACAAGATTAGTTGTAAATGAATATATTACAAGTACATTTAAGCCCATGCTTGTGTTATCCACTTCAAAGGGTGGATTAATTCGTTATGCGTTAGATCCAAAAACAGCGATTTTTGTAACAGATGGTGCAAAAGTGGAAATGGCAGACATTTTAGCAAAAACGCCAAAGGCACTTGTAAAATCTAAAGATATTACAGGAGGTCTTCCAAGGGTTTCTGAACTCTTTGAGGCAAGAAGACCAAAAGATCCGGCAGTGCTTGCAGAAATAGATGGAATTGTCAATTTTGGAAAACTTGTGCGTGGTAAAGAGAAAATCATTGTTACAGCAAATGATGGTAGAGTTGCAGAATATCTCATTGATAAATCTAAGCAGATTTTGGTGCATGAAGGGGAATTTGTTCACGCTGGGGAAGCAATTACTGATGGTGTTATAGCAAGTCAAGATATTTTACGCATTGGTGGGGAAAAAGAGCTTTATAAATACATTGTGAGTGAAGTACAACAAGTTTATCGCAGACAAGGTGTTAGCATCGCGGATAAACATATTGAGATTATTGTTTCTCAAATGTTGCGCCAAGTTAGAATTTATGATAGCGGTAATACCAAGTTTATTGAAGGTGATCTTGTGAGTAAGCGACATTTTAGAGAAGAAAATGCTCGTATTATTAAAATGGGTGGAATCCCAGCGATTGCAGAGCCTATGCTTCTAGGAATTACGCGTGCAGCTATCGGAAGTGATTCTGTGATTTCCGCAGCTTCATTCCAAGAGACAACAAAGGTTTTAACGGAAGCAAGTATTGCAGCTAAAATAGATTACCTAGAGGATCTCAAAGAAAATATTGTTTTAGGGCGTATGATTCCAGTTGGAACAGGGATCTACAAAGGCAAAAGAGTTAAGATTAAGGAAAATTAGCCCTTAGCGTTTCTGAAGAGTGTAAAGGATAGAGTTGTTAAGGTTATTTAAACCTTAATTTAAGTGAGAATAAAGAATGATTTGCATATAATCCGCTTCATTTTCTCTATTAAAATTTTTAGGAAGGAATAAAAGTGCCGACGATTAATCAGTTGATTAGAAAAGAGCGAAAAAAAGTTATTAAGAAGTCAAAGTCACCAGCTTTGGTAGTTTGCCCCCAAAGGAGAGGGGTTTGTACGCGTGTTTACACAACAACGCCTAAAAAGCCTAACTCAGCGTTAAGAAAAGTAGCAAAGGTTAGACTAACAAGTGGGTTTGAAGTGATTAGTTATATTCCAGGTGAAGGACATAACTTGCAAGAACACTCTATCGTATTAATTCGTGGCGGAAGGGTAAGAGATTTGCCTGGTGTTAAGTATCACATTATCCGCGGTGCGCTAGATACAGCAGGTGTTGCAAAACGCACGGTTTCACGCAGTAAATATGGTGCTAAAAAGGCAAAGGGTGATGCAGGAGGTAAAAAATAATGAGAAGAAGAAAAGCCCCACAAAGAGAAGTATTGGGAGATCCAATCTATAATAATATTGTTGTAACAAAATTCATCAATAAAATGATGTATGATGGGAAAAAGAGTGTTGCAGAGAAAATCATTTATGCAACATTTGATAAAATTGAAGAGAAAACAAAAGAAAAAGGCATTGAAACTTTTGAAAAAGCTTTAGAAAAGGTTAAGCCTCTTGTGGAAGTAAGAAGCAGAAGAGTAGGTGGTGCAACTTATCAAGTTCCTGTTGAAGTGCGCCCAGCAAGACAGCAATCTCTATCTATTCGCTGGCTGCTGGATTCTGCCAGAAAAAGAAATGAGCGCACAATGATTGAAAGATTAGCAAATGAGCTAATTGATGCTGCAAATGAGCGTGGAGCGGCATTTAAGAAAAAAGAAGATGTGCATAAAATGGCAGAAGCTAATAAAGCTTTTGCACACTATCGTTGGTAAAATTATGCTTTTAGGGATTTATCGAATTTTCCCTAAAATGCTCTCTACTCACAAAATCTCAAATTACTTATCCTAAAGGATTTAATTATGGCAAGAAAAACTCCATTAAATAAAATTAGAAATATAGGTATCGCAGCGCATATTGATGCAGGAAAAACAACAACTTCTGAACGAATTTTGTTTTATACAGGTGTGAGCCACAAAATTGGTGAAGTGCATGACGGTGCTGCAACAATGGACTGGATGGAACAAGAAAAAGAGCGTGGAATTACAATCACTTCTGCTGCGACAACTTGTTTTTGGAAAGATTATCAGATTAATCTCATTGACACTCCCGGGCATGTGGATTTTACCATAGAAGTTGAACGTTCAATGCGTGTTTTGGATGGTGCTGTCGCTGTGTTTTGTTCTGTAGGTGGTGTGCAACCACAGAGTGAAACGGTTTGGAGACAAGCAAACAAATATGGTGTTCCTAGAATTGTATTTGTTAATAAAATGGACAGAATTGGCGCAAACTTCTACAATGTAGAATCTCAAATTGCAACAAGATTAAAAGCAAAACCAGTGCCACTAGTGATTCCTATTGGTGCAGAAGATAATTTTAAAGGTGTTGTAGATCTTGTTAATATGAAAGCGTGTGTATGGAATGATGAATCTATGGGCGCTATGTATGATATTGAAGAAATTCCAGCAGAATTAATGGATAAAGCGCAGGAATATAGGGAAAAATTGTTGGAAGCTGTTGCAGAACAAGACGAAGCGATGATGGAAAAATACTTAGGTGGTGAAGAATTAAGTGTTGAAGAAATTAAAGCAGGAATCAAAAAGGCTTGTTTGGCAATGGAAATGGTTCCTATGTTGTGTGGCTCAAGTTTTAAAAACAAAGGCGTGCAAACACTTCTTGATGCAGTTGTTGAGTATTTGCCTGCCCCAACAGAGGTTGCAGATATTCGTGGCGTAGATCCAAAAGACGAAGAAAAAGAAGTGAGTGTAAAATCTACAGATAATGGCGAGTTTGCAGGACTTGCATTTAAGATTATGACAGATCCTTTTGTAGGACAGTTAACATTTGTTCGTGTGTATCGTGGGAGTTTGGAATCTGGAAGTTATGTGCTTAATTCCACAAAGGGTAAAAAAGAGCGCGTTGGAAGATTGCTTAAAATGCACTCTAATAAAAGAGAAGATATTAAAGAAGTTTATGCGGGAGAAATTTGTGCGTTTGTTGGCTTGAAAGAGACACTAACAGGAGATACACTATGTTCTGAAAAAGATCCCGTTATTTTAGAGAGAATGGAATTTCCAGACCCAGTTATTTCCATTGCAGTTGAACCAAAAACAAAAGCCGATCAAGAAAAAATGGCATTAGCTCTTGCAAAACTTGCTGAGGAAGATCCAAGTTTTAGAGTGCATACAGATGAGGAATCAGGACAAACAATTATTTCTGGTATGGGTGAGTTACACTTAGAAATTATCGTAGATAGATTAAAGCGTGAATTTAAGGTGGAAGCCGAAGTAGGACAGCCACAAGTTGCATTCCGTGAAACAATCCGTCAAAGCGTAGAACAAGAATGCAAATATGCAAAACAATCTGGTGGGCGCGGACAATATGGACATGTCTTTATTAAACTTGATCCACAAGAGCCAGGCAAGGGATATGAGTTTGTTAATAGCATTAGCGGGGGTGTGATTCCAAAAGAATATATCCCAGCAGTTGATAAAGGAATCCAAGAAGCAATGCAAAATGGTGTGCTTGCGGGTTATCCTGTTGTAGATTTTAAAGTTACGTTATTTGATGGAAGTTATCATGATGTAGATTCTTCAGAAATGGCGTTTAAAATTGCTGGTTCTATGGCTTTTAAGGATGCTTGTAGAAAAGCGGGCGCGGTTTTATTGGAGCCTATGATGAAAGTAGAAGTGGAAGTCCCTGAAGAATATATGGGTGATGTGATCGGAGATTTAAATAGAAGACGTGGACAAATCAACTCAATGGACGATAGAATGGGCTTAAAAATCGTTAATGCTTTCGTGCCTTTGGCGGAGATGTTTGGTTACTCCACAGATTTACGCTCTGCAACACAAGGGCGTGGAACTTATACAATGGAGTTTGACCACTATGGAGAAGTTCCAGGTAATATTTCTAAAGAAATTATGGAAAAGCGTAACGGCTAATTCTTGACTATGCCCTTCTATGCAATGAAGGGCATAGTTCTTCTGTATCTCTTTGTATTTTTTTCATACTAATTTTATTTTTTTAATATTCTAAATTAGAGTATTGTTGGCAATATTTTGGAAGTATCCTAACTGCACAACAGTTTGTACATTTTTTTAAAAGTGATAATAGTCTATTTTGGTATTTCTGCAAATGATTACTTTTAATCTTTTTTATCTTCTTCTTTGTATTTGAATTCCGTTTAGAAAATTTCGAGGTGTGATTGTTGGATTGTTATCAAGATTTTGGTATGGAATAACCGTATTTTTTAAAATAAACGAAGTCACCAAAGAGACAAAAAAAGAACAAGGCTCATTTTAAGTTTATTGTAGCTCAAATATTTTTGATTTTTCTATTTTTAAATTTTTCATATGAAGGGTTAATTTTTTAAGAAATGGAGAGTTTATTTTAATCTTCTTACACCACTTTTGGTTTGTTTTGGAGCACTCTAAAATGAATCTTTTAAAGGAATGCATAAAAATAAAGCCGAGTTTAAGTGTGTATAATTATAAATTTAGAAAAGAAAATAAGAAGTTGTGGCCGGGAGAGAGGGATTCGAACCCCCGGAGGTGTTACCCTCAACGGTTTTCAAGACCGCCGCTTTCGACCACTCAGCCATCTCCCGATATAATTAAATGGAGGCGACACCCAGATTTGAACTGGGGAATCAGAGCTTTGCAGGCTCCTGCCTTACCACTTGGCTATGTCGCCACCTAAATGGTGCCCGGGGCCGGACTTGAACCGGCACAGACATAATGTCCGAGGGATTTTAAGTCCCTTGTGTCTACCATTTCACCACCCGGGCTCGTTATTGAAGCTACTTTTATGATTTTTTTAATGGAGCGGGAGACGGGGATCGAACCCGCGGCCCCAACCTTGGCAAGGTTATGCTCTACCACTGAGCTACTCCCGCATAAAAGTGAGAGTGAGATTATAGCGTTGCTTGAATAAAAAATCAAGAGATTTTTAAAAATAATGTGCTAAAGATTTAAAATTTATAAAAATTTAAATTGATCTTAAATGATTTTCGTCATTTTTATTCGCTGTATTAGTAAAAATAGAATCTTAAAATAGGCTTTTGTGGCAATATTTGGTATAATCTATGCTTTTATTATTTTTAAGGAATAAGATGCGATTGATTTGGTTAGGAATGGTATTTAGCTTGTGTTTGTTAGTATTTATTGGCTGTGGGGAAAGCACGCAAGAGATAATAGAACCAGAGCAAAAAATTTTGAAAAGCTTGCCGTTGCAAGCAGATAATGGAGAGACTTTAATTGTTAGTCAAAA
The Helicobacter winghamensis ATCC BAA-430 DNA segment above includes these coding regions:
- the rpsL gene encoding 30S ribosomal protein S12: MPTINQLIRKERKKVIKKSKSPALVVCPQRRGVCTRVYTTTPKKPNSALRKVAKVRLTSGFEVISYIPGEGHNLQEHSIVLIRGGRVRDLPGVKYHIIRGALDTAGVAKRTVSRSKYGAKKAKGDAGGKK
- the rpsG gene encoding 30S ribosomal protein S7, producing MRRRKAPQREVLGDPIYNNIVVTKFINKMMYDGKKSVAEKIIYATFDKIEEKTKEKGIETFEKALEKVKPLVEVRSRRVGGATYQVPVEVRPARQQSLSIRWLLDSARKRNERTMIERLANELIDAANERGAAFKKKEDVHKMAEANKAFAHYRW
- the fusA gene encoding elongation factor G; the encoded protein is MARKTPLNKIRNIGIAAHIDAGKTTTSERILFYTGVSHKIGEVHDGAATMDWMEQEKERGITITSAATTCFWKDYQINLIDTPGHVDFTIEVERSMRVLDGAVAVFCSVGGVQPQSETVWRQANKYGVPRIVFVNKMDRIGANFYNVESQIATRLKAKPVPLVIPIGAEDNFKGVVDLVNMKACVWNDESMGAMYDIEEIPAELMDKAQEYREKLLEAVAEQDEAMMEKYLGGEELSVEEIKAGIKKACLAMEMVPMLCGSSFKNKGVQTLLDAVVEYLPAPTEVADIRGVDPKDEEKEVSVKSTDNGEFAGLAFKIMTDPFVGQLTFVRVYRGSLESGSYVLNSTKGKKERVGRLLKMHSNKREDIKEVYAGEICAFVGLKETLTGDTLCSEKDPVILERMEFPDPVISIAVEPKTKADQEKMALALAKLAEEDPSFRVHTDEESGQTIISGMGELHLEIIVDRLKREFKVEAEVGQPQVAFRETIRQSVEQECKYAKQSGGRGQYGHVFIKLDPQEPGKGYEFVNSISGGVIPKEYIPAVDKGIQEAMQNGVLAGYPVVDFKVTLFDGSYHDVDSSEMAFKIAGSMAFKDACRKAGAVLLEPMMKVEVEVPEEYMGDVIGDLNRRRGQINSMDDRMGLKIVNAFVPLAEMFGYSTDLRSATQGRGTYTMEFDHYGEVPGNISKEIMEKRNG